AACGAGAAGCGTATCCGCTTTTGGCGGGATGTCCACCACGCCAGCGCCGGCCGACTTGATCGGATCGTCGACCGTGCAATGCGGTTGAACCCCACGGTGCTGCTCGTACTGTCGGAGCACTCGGTTACGAGTGACTGGGTCGAGGACGAAGTGGATCGCGCCCGAGAGTTGGAGAAAGAACTGGGGCGTGACGTGCTGTGTCCGATCGCCCTCGATGAGGCGTGGAAGGATTGTGCTTGGTCGCGTCCGCTACGCACGCAGATCAAAAAATATCACGTCCTGCCGTTCGGTGAATGGCGGGATCCCGCATCATTCGAGCGGATGTTTCGCCGACTGGTTGAAGGGCTTTCGATTTTCTACCACGACTGACAGATGAGCTACTGAGCGCATCCAAGACAGTCAGGCCTCAAGCGGGACCTCATTGACAACCGAACCACAGCGTCCTGTCCTGCAAGCTGCCATATGACAACGGGTTCCCATGGTAACGGCGCAGATCAGGTCGCTTGCTGGGTCGGCGCGACGCGCCGGTTCCCAAATCCTGGACTTGATCTTGTGTATCGGGAGCGGATCGGTGCATGTTCGTGTCCATCTGCAACCGACTGTCGTACGTAGGCGTTTGGCATAATAATCGCTTGGCAAGAAGGCTGGTGAAACGCGCGGGGAATCCGATGCTAAAGGCGGTAACGCTGCCGGTGGGGCTCCTGGCCGTGGTCTTTTCGGCGCTTGTGATTGCCGGGTGTGGCGATTCGGACTCCAGCGCCAGCCCTTCGGCAACGCCGACCCGTACGCCAACCGGCACACCGAGCAAGACGCCCACACCCACGCCGACCCCGACCAACACCAGTGGCCCGGAGGCGGTCGCCGAACAGGCCTACATCTTCGCCTACCCGATGATCCAAAACTACAAGACGATGTACACCCAAGCGGTCGCTCCCGCGTCACCGGATGTCGCCGTGCCGTTCAACGGATTCCGTCACAACACCCAGTTGATAGGACCGAGCTACACGGTAATCGTTCGTCCCAACAACGACACCCTCTACTCCACTGCCTGGCTGGACCTGCGGGCCGAACCCATGGTCATTCACGTACCGGCAATCACGGACCGCTACTACTCTTTCCAGTTCGTGGACCTGTACACGTTCAATTTTGATTATATCGGCACACGGACGACGGGAACGACGGCCGGAAACTACCTGATCGCCGGCCCGTACTGGAATGGGCCGACACCCGACGGCATCAATGCCGTGTACCGATCCGAAAGCCTCTATGTGTACAGCCTGACGCGTACTGCCGTCGATGGCCAGGGCGACCTTCCCAACGTGGAGATCATTCAGGGGGAATACGGGCTGCAGCCGCTGAGCGCATTCCTCGGGCAGCCGCCGCCCTCGCCGGTGCCGAGCGACACCTTCCCGCCCTATGACGAGCATAAGGCGCAGTCGGCAGACTTCATCGGCTACTTCAACTGGCTGCTGGGCAGGGTGACGATCGACCCGTCCGAGCAGGCCATGATCGACGGGTTCGGCAGCATCGGGATCGGACCCAATTTGCCTTT
Above is a genomic segment from Candidatus Binatia bacterium containing:
- a CDS encoding toll/interleukin-1 receptor domain-containing protein, with translation MFELRGESAIQTSGVFISYTHVDSEFIDGLERKLNEKRIRFWRDVHHASAGRLDRIVDRAMRLNPTVLLVLSEHSVTSDWVEDEVDRARELEKELGRDVLCPIALDEAWKDCAWSRPLRTQIKKYHVLPFGEWRDPASFERMFRRLVEGLSIFYHD
- a CDS encoding DUF1254 domain-containing protein — protein: MLKAVTLPVGLLAVVFSALVIAGCGDSDSSASPSATPTRTPTGTPSKTPTPTPTPTNTSGPEAVAEQAYIFAYPMIQNYKTMYTQAVAPASPDVAVPFNGFRHNTQLIGPSYTVIVRPNNDTLYSTAWLDLRAEPMVIHVPAITDRYYSFQFVDLYTFNFDYIGTRTTGTTAGNYLIAGPYWNGPTPDGINAVYRSESLYVYSLTRTAVDGQGDLPNVEIIQGEYGLQPLSAFLGQPPPSPVPSDTFPPYDEHKAQSADFIGYFNWLLGRVTIDPSEQAMIDGFGSIGIGPNLPFDSSSLDPATLKAINDGVTSALQQIADKGRHLGKLENGWNLVGQVFGDRQTMQGQYLVHAAAAYVGLYGVDLQEAYYPSTFLDWTGDPTTDPPTGTLDASKHNYVLTFPAGQFPDVQNLGFWSITMYNAEQQLVDNEPACVPTATAACKRYEIGNRTVGLKQPGGSLEIYLQYESPGPDKESNWLPAPNGQFSLTLRMYLPDPSAIGDPLWAPPGIRPSN